A single Acidobacteriota bacterium DNA region contains:
- a CDS encoding amino acid adenylation domain-containing protein has translation MSTGNLEGFELAPQQRRLWRLRGESAEALGLRCRVAVRGEVTATELRRALEAVVQRHEILRTTFAPVPGMELPLQTVEDSAGDEPEAVVWLPAEATDDEVAAAVGEPASLPALAARWSPPLEGEKTEGELLLVASPLTLDAAGAEVLVAELAQALAAMRSGEAEGEADEAVQYADLAAWQNELLTSEDTEDDRKEWHRLPVATSLNQLDLPLAQEAPAGESGAASFEPRSVTATLAAETAAGIARLSREEDLETALLAVWAAVGGRWGGREEVVVSARFTGRDYEELEGTPGPLERFLPLRCDVAPDQVLGEPVGQMAANRDLAAEAQHFFDWQQAGAEGQQAGEAYPRLAFRYQDVPPVHDAGGGAQLRLSSARGWNERFLLLLEAHRQAGGELELVLGYDSRCFPEAAAERLLEQLRGGLEAVAEDPEAWSRRPLGELPLLSAAARRRVLVEKNSTDVDLGAFWDGAVHHTLHQPFEAQVGRTPDAPAVVLAQDGGGALTFAQLESWANRLARYLKDRGVGPEVAVGLSLERSRLLPVAVLAVLKAGGYYVPLDPAAPAERSAAALTESGARLLLCDAGDEGERPRFEGVETLPLAFSAEAVGSLEVAGSSLASLDDAPLDLEISSENAAYAIFTSGSTGRPKGVVVSHGAICNRLAWMQHQLPLEPSDRLLQKTPYVFDASIWELFLPLWTGARLVLAAPGAHGDPAYLVRTVAEEQITVLQLVPSMLQVFLAEEGVESLSSLRRVFCGGERLDEELCRTFHRRLDAELHNLYGPTEASIDATWQPCPADRQPGTVAIGRPLANVQVYVLGADGEPVPEGLEGELHIGGAGLARGYLGRPALTAASFVPDPFAELHGRSGGRLYRSGDLARLRADGAVEYRGRRDQQIKLRGFRIELGEIEARLNEHPRVREAVVLAREDRPGDLRLVAYLVAAGEEELYRLPNGLEVAVNNPAETDVLYREIFEDEAYLRHGVTLEEGDQVVDVGANVGFFGLYLRHRLESFRLLALEPVPAVFRRLHTNLRRYGIDAATRCVAVGAQEGSMEMVFYPHWSTMSGLYADPDEDAEVTRAVLANIDPAAARESDELLAERFQEERFTAPVTTLSKLLREHDLERVDLLKLDAEKAELEVLQGLDEEDWGKIRQMVVEVHDLDGRLEKVQSLLEDHGFRCVVEQDDWLRGTGMYNLWAVHGERGRPATADAAAPLVASGSASESPLEAVTEEAELEPVLREHLASRLPEYMLPAALVQLPELPRLPSGKLDRSALPAPEAVDKRRRRPFQAPATETEKRLADLWRELLEIERLSVHDSFFEIGGHSLLATQLVSRIRRVFGAEVSLRGLFEEPTLGGLAAYLDDSPASTAAPPLVVDPQRGDVLPLSYAQQRLWFLDRLDPGNAAYNLPMAARLRGDLDEAALEQALSALVQRHEALRTRFEERAGEQWGGEPVQVVLPPYAVSLEHSDLSEVSQRDGSESLRVAVAREVAQEVAKEVAFAFDLEAAPPLRVRLVRTAPDEVVLMITVHHIVSDGWSTGLLLRELAALYNAYRAGEQPELEPPAVQYGDFTLWQRRWLEGGAEEEQLAYWRGRLGDPPAPLALPQDRPRPAMQTSAGAACGLMLPASWTEALEELAAARGATPFMLLLAVFQAQLARYSGSSDIAVGTPSANRDREELEGLVGLVANTLVLRTDFGGDPDFDQLLERVQETCLGAWTHSHLPFERLVEAVDPQRDLSRSPLFQVLFTLHNQPLELPVMDGLEVLPLGLDASRAQFDWSLALTDTGKGMAVTLEYNTDLFDPCTARRALGHYRRLLGGLVEGRQPPLSRWSLVTAAEHHQLCVEWAQGPKEEKSGDEELLSVPVAIARRAQQQPEAPAVCFGDEIWSYGELHRRALWVARRLRHQLAAADAGGEPLVGIHLSSSPWMLAALLGTWYAGAAYVPLDPDYPTARLAWILENGSPAALIAAAGDQGLDRLLASSADAPLRVLVGEEEFARDSGADSGAEPGAAGEGGTRGEAEEPSAASQELAYVLYTSGSTGRPKGVAVSHGALANFLASMARRPGLTASDRLLAVTSLSFDIAALELYLPLLVGARVVLAERQETADGTALARRLDAAEITVMQATPATWRLLVDAGWSGREGLRALCGGEALPPALAAELVPRTAAVWNLYGPTETTVWSSVDRLEPGPRPSITLGRPLRNTHIVIVGAGGQPVPAGVPGELLIGGAGLARGYYRDPARTAAAFVPDFLAAWQEGGRLYRTGDLARWRADGRLEYLGRRDHQVKVRGHRIELGEVEAALEKHPAVERAVVRAFAVAGGAASADGPSADGPSADALAAYVVCGDEPPAVADLRAFLRQALPDFMVPSAVVFLDELPLTPNGKIDRKALPAPDQAGQAAGEILPPADTWELRMLRIWEDLFGREPLGVTQDFFDLGGHSLLAVRLMARVRETFQREVPLAALFRHPTVRELAASLRRGADYAAEETVVALEPRGDRPIFFCIHPIGGDVLGYLDLSRALGPEQPFFGVRAPLLAHGEEYETTIEEIAAEYLEQIREVQPEGPYYLGGGSFGGIVAFEMGRQLLAAGEEVALVALLDTIRPVRQEEFTDADYTAEILGLTRELAEEHGVPLTLTHEELEEQPREDQLRALLAFLKGYRLIAPEVGFDWIRRLMAGHISRVRAALFYEAKLFPGPLTLFKADEYSAQYLEDLSETARRYAVDPTLGWQELSPEPVVMHHIPGTHASMYRPPNVGELAQHLAAALERAREQVEAESGGRRVGSGLREGDS, from the coding sequence TTGAGCACCGGGAACCTAGAAGGATTCGAGCTGGCGCCCCAGCAGCGGCGGCTATGGCGGCTGCGCGGCGAGAGCGCGGAGGCCCTTGGGCTGCGCTGCCGGGTGGCGGTGCGGGGAGAGGTAACGGCGACGGAGCTGCGGCGGGCCCTGGAGGCGGTAGTGCAGCGCCACGAGATCCTGCGCACCACCTTCGCTCCGGTGCCGGGGATGGAGCTGCCGCTGCAGACGGTGGAGGACTCAGCGGGGGACGAGCCCGAGGCGGTGGTCTGGCTGCCGGCGGAGGCCACCGACGACGAGGTGGCGGCGGCGGTGGGGGAGCCCGCCTCGCTGCCGGCACTGGCAGCCCGCTGGAGCCCTCCGCTAGAGGGTGAGAAGACCGAAGGCGAGCTGCTCCTGGTGGCCTCTCCCCTGACCCTCGACGCCGCCGGCGCGGAAGTGCTGGTGGCGGAGCTGGCGCAGGCCTTGGCGGCAATGCGTTCCGGAGAGGCGGAAGGAGAGGCCGACGAGGCGGTGCAATACGCCGACCTGGCGGCGTGGCAGAACGAGCTGCTGACCTCGGAGGATACGGAGGACGATCGCAAGGAGTGGCATCGCCTGCCGGTGGCCACCAGCCTCAACCAGCTCGACCTGCCCCTGGCCCAGGAGGCGCCCGCCGGCGAGTCCGGGGCCGCTTCCTTTGAGCCCCGCTCGGTCACCGCGACCCTGGCTGCGGAGACGGCGGCGGGGATCGCCCGGCTGTCCCGGGAGGAGGATCTCGAGACCGCCCTGCTGGCGGTGTGGGCGGCGGTGGGGGGGCGTTGGGGCGGCCGCGAGGAGGTGGTGGTGAGCGCCCGCTTCACCGGCCGCGACTACGAGGAGCTGGAAGGCACTCCGGGGCCGCTGGAGCGTTTCCTTCCCCTGCGCTGCGACGTCGCTCCGGACCAGGTTTTGGGAGAGCCGGTGGGGCAGATGGCCGCCAATCGAGACCTGGCGGCGGAGGCTCAGCATTTCTTCGACTGGCAGCAGGCCGGCGCCGAGGGGCAGCAGGCCGGCGAGGCCTACCCGCGCCTCGCCTTCCGCTACCAGGACGTCCCACCGGTCCATGACGCCGGTGGCGGAGCCCAGCTGCGGCTGTCGTCTGCGCGGGGCTGGAACGAGAGATTCCTGCTGCTGCTGGAGGCTCATCGGCAGGCTGGGGGGGAGCTGGAGCTGGTCCTGGGCTACGACTCCCGATGCTTTCCCGAAGCCGCGGCGGAGCGCCTTCTCGAGCAGCTCCGCGGCGGGCTGGAGGCGGTGGCGGAGGATCCCGAGGCCTGGTCTCGGCGGCCCCTCGGTGAGCTGCCGCTGCTCTCCGCGGCGGCTCGCCGGCGGGTGCTGGTGGAGAAGAACAGCACCGACGTGGACCTGGGGGCTTTCTGGGACGGGGCAGTCCACCACACCCTGCACCAGCCCTTCGAGGCCCAGGTCGGCCGCACCCCCGACGCTCCGGCGGTGGTGCTGGCGCAAGACGGGGGAGGGGCTCTCACGTTTGCTCAGCTGGAGTCCTGGGCTAATCGTCTGGCGCGCTATCTGAAGGATCGGGGAGTCGGCCCCGAGGTGGCGGTGGGGCTGAGCCTGGAGCGCTCCCGGTTGCTGCCGGTGGCGGTGCTGGCGGTGCTCAAGGCCGGTGGTTACTACGTGCCCCTGGATCCCGCGGCGCCGGCGGAACGCTCCGCCGCCGCCCTGACGGAGTCCGGTGCCAGGCTGCTGCTCTGCGACGCCGGGGACGAGGGGGAGAGGCCCCGCTTCGAAGGCGTCGAGACGCTCCCGTTGGCGTTCTCTGCTGAGGCAGTGGGCTCGCTGGAAGTCGCGGGTTCATCCTTGGCGAGCCTCGACGACGCTCCTCTGGATCTAGAGATCTCCTCCGAGAACGCCGCCTACGCCATCTTCACCTCCGGTTCCACCGGTCGCCCCAAGGGCGTGGTGGTGAGCCACGGGGCGATCTGCAACCGCCTGGCCTGGATGCAGCACCAGTTGCCCCTGGAGCCCTCGGACCGATTGCTGCAAAAGACTCCCTACGTTTTCGATGCTTCCATCTGGGAGCTCTTCTTGCCCCTCTGGACCGGTGCCCGGCTGGTGCTGGCGGCTCCCGGAGCTCATGGGGATCCGGCCTATCTGGTGCGCACCGTGGCCGAGGAGCAGATCACCGTCCTGCAGCTGGTGCCCTCCATGCTCCAGGTCTTCTTGGCGGAGGAGGGGGTGGAATCCTTGTCCTCCCTGCGGCGGGTCTTCTGCGGTGGCGAGCGCCTCGACGAGGAGCTTTGCCGCACCTTCCACCGCCGGCTGGACGCCGAGTTGCACAATCTCTACGGCCCCACGGAGGCGTCCATCGACGCCACCTGGCAGCCCTGCCCGGCGGATCGCCAGCCCGGCACCGTGGCCATCGGGCGCCCCCTGGCCAACGTCCAGGTCTACGTCTTGGGTGCCGACGGCGAGCCGGTCCCGGAGGGCCTCGAAGGGGAGCTGCACATCGGTGGTGCCGGTCTCGCCCGGGGCTACCTGGGGCGCCCCGCCCTCACCGCCGCGAGCTTCGTACCGGACCCCTTCGCCGAGCTCCACGGCCGCTCCGGGGGCCGGCTGTATCGCTCCGGCGACCTTGCCCGGCTGCGAGCCGACGGCGCCGTCGAATACCGCGGGCGCCGAGACCAGCAGATCAAGCTGCGGGGTTTTCGCATCGAGTTGGGAGAGATCGAGGCGCGGCTCAACGAGCATCCGCGGGTGCGGGAGGCGGTGGTGCTGGCGCGGGAGGACCGCCCCGGCGACCTGCGGCTGGTGGCCTACTTGGTCGCCGCCGGAGAGGAAGAGCTCTACCGCCTTCCCAACGGTCTCGAGGTGGCGGTGAACAATCCCGCCGAAACCGACGTGCTGTATCGGGAGATCTTCGAGGACGAGGCGTACCTGCGCCACGGCGTGACCCTGGAGGAGGGGGATCAGGTGGTGGACGTGGGGGCCAACGTGGGCTTCTTCGGCCTCTATCTGCGTCACCGCCTGGAGAGCTTCCGCCTGCTGGCGCTGGAGCCGGTGCCGGCGGTCTTCCGCCGCCTACATACCAACCTCCGGCGCTACGGTATCGACGCCGCCACCCGCTGCGTCGCCGTGGGCGCGCAGGAGGGCTCGATGGAGATGGTCTTCTATCCGCACTGGAGCACCATGTCCGGTCTTTACGCTGATCCCGACGAGGACGCCGAGGTGACTCGGGCGGTGCTCGCCAACATCGATCCCGCCGCAGCCCGGGAGTCCGACGAGCTGCTGGCGGAGCGCTTTCAGGAAGAGCGTTTCACCGCTCCCGTCACCACCCTCTCGAAGCTCCTCCGGGAGCACGACCTGGAGCGCGTCGATCTGCTCAAGCTGGATGCCGAGAAGGCCGAGCTGGAAGTGCTCCAAGGCCTCGACGAGGAGGATTGGGGCAAGATCCGGCAGATGGTGGTGGAGGTCCACGATCTCGACGGCCGCTTGGAGAAAGTGCAGAGCCTGCTGGAAGACCACGGATTCCGATGTGTGGTGGAGCAGGACGACTGGCTGCGGGGCACCGGCATGTACAACCTGTGGGCGGTGCATGGGGAGCGCGGACGCCCGGCGACGGCGGATGCCGCCGCGCCGTTGGTGGCTTCCGGCAGTGCCTCGGAATCCCCCCTGGAAGCGGTCACGGAGGAGGCCGAGCTGGAGCCGGTGCTGCGAGAACATCTGGCGTCCAGGCTGCCGGAGTACATGCTGCCGGCGGCCCTGGTGCAGCTTCCGGAGCTGCCGCGGTTACCCAGCGGCAAGCTCGACCGCTCCGCCCTGCCGGCGCCGGAGGCGGTGGACAAGCGCCGCCGCAGGCCCTTCCAGGCCCCCGCCACGGAGACCGAAAAGCGGTTGGCGGATCTCTGGCGCGAGCTCTTGGAGATCGAGCGGCTGAGCGTCCACGACAGCTTCTTCGAGATCGGCGGCCACTCCCTGTTGGCCACCCAGCTGGTGTCGCGCATTCGCCGCGTCTTCGGTGCCGAGGTCTCGCTGCGGGGCCTGTTCGAAGAGCCCACCCTGGGTGGTCTGGCGGCGTACCTGGACGACAGCCCCGCGTCCACCGCGGCGCCGCCGCTGGTGGTGGATCCGCAGCGCGGGGATGTGCTGCCGCTGTCCTACGCTCAGCAGCGGCTATGGTTCCTGGACCGGCTGGACCCCGGCAACGCCGCCTACAACCTGCCGATGGCGGCGAGGCTGCGGGGCGACCTCGACGAAGCGGCCCTGGAACAGGCCCTGAGCGCCCTGGTGCAGCGCCACGAGGCCCTGCGCACGCGCTTCGAGGAGCGGGCCGGTGAGCAGTGGGGCGGTGAACCGGTGCAGGTGGTGTTGCCGCCGTATGCGGTGAGCCTGGAGCACAGCGACCTCAGTGAAGTCTCCCAGCGCGATGGGAGCGAGTCGCTGCGGGTCGCGGTGGCCAGAGAGGTAGCGCAGGAAGTGGCCAAGGAGGTGGCCTTTGCCTTCGACCTGGAAGCGGCTCCGCCGCTGCGGGTGCGGCTGGTGCGCACGGCGCCGGACGAGGTGGTGCTGATGATCACCGTCCACCACATCGTCTCCGACGGCTGGTCCACCGGGCTGCTGCTGCGGGAGCTGGCGGCTCTCTACAACGCGTACCGCGCCGGCGAGCAGCCCGAGCTCGAGCCTCCGGCGGTGCAATATGGAGACTTCACCCTCTGGCAGCGGCGCTGGCTGGAAGGCGGAGCGGAGGAAGAGCAGCTGGCCTATTGGCGCGGCCGGTTGGGCGATCCCCCGGCGCCTCTGGCCCTGCCCCAGGACCGCCCACGGCCGGCGATGCAGACCTCTGCCGGTGCCGCCTGCGGGCTGATGCTGCCGGCGTCGTGGACCGAGGCCTTGGAGGAGCTGGCGGCGGCGCGGGGGGCGACTCCCTTCATGCTGTTGCTGGCGGTCTTCCAGGCCCAGCTGGCACGCTACTCTGGCAGCTCCGACATCGCCGTCGGAACCCCCAGCGCCAACCGCGACCGGGAGGAGTTGGAGGGCCTGGTGGGATTGGTGGCCAACACCCTGGTGCTGCGCACGGACTTCGGCGGCGATCCGGACTTCGATCAGCTGCTGGAGCGGGTCCAGGAGACCTGCCTGGGCGCCTGGACCCATTCCCACCTGCCCTTCGAGCGGTTGGTGGAGGCGGTGGACCCTCAGCGGGACCTCAGCCGCTCGCCGCTCTTCCAGGTGCTCTTCACCCTCCACAACCAGCCGCTGGAATTGCCGGTCATGGACGGTCTGGAGGTGCTGCCCCTGGGGCTCGACGCGTCCCGGGCGCAATTCGATTGGAGCCTGGCGCTCACCGATACCGGGAAGGGCATGGCGGTGACCCTGGAGTACAACACCGACCTCTTCGACCCCTGCACCGCCCGCCGTGCTCTGGGCCACTATCGCCGGCTCTTGGGCGGCCTGGTGGAAGGTCGGCAGCCTCCGCTCTCCCGCTGGTCGCTGGTGACGGCGGCGGAGCACCATCAGCTGTGCGTGGAATGGGCCCAGGGCCCCAAGGAAGAGAAGAGTGGAGACGAGGAGCTGCTGTCGGTGCCGGTGGCCATCGCCCGCCGGGCGCAGCAGCAGCCCGAGGCGCCGGCGGTCTGCTTCGGCGACGAGATCTGGAGCTACGGCGAGCTCCACCGCCGGGCTCTGTGGGTGGCGCGGCGGCTGCGGCATCAGCTCGCGGCGGCGGACGCCGGTGGGGAGCCGCTGGTGGGGATCCACCTCTCCTCCTCGCCGTGGATGCTGGCGGCGCTCCTGGGCACCTGGTACGCCGGCGCCGCCTACGTGCCTCTCGATCCCGACTATCCGACGGCACGACTGGCCTGGATTCTGGAGAATGGCAGCCCCGCGGCCTTGATCGCCGCCGCCGGCGACCAGGGGCTGGACCGGCTGCTGGCGAGCTCCGCCGACGCGCCGTTGAGGGTGCTGGTGGGGGAGGAAGAATTCGCCCGGGACTCCGGAGCAGACTCCGGAGCAGAGCCTGGAGCAGCCGGCGAGGGAGGAACGAGGGGGGAAGCCGAGGAGCCGTCCGCCGCTTCCCAGGAGCTGGCCTACGTGCTCTACACTTCCGGCTCCACCGGCCGGCCCAAGGGGGTGGCGGTAAGCCATGGGGCCCTCGCCAACTTCCTGGCATCCATGGCCCGGCGGCCCGGGCTGACAGCCTCCGACCGGCTGCTGGCGGTGACCTCCCTGTCCTTCGACATCGCCGCCCTGGAGCTTTACCTGCCGCTGCTGGTGGGGGCACGGGTCGTGCTGGCGGAGCGCCAGGAGACCGCCGACGGAACGGCCCTGGCCCGCCGCCTCGACGCGGCCGAGATCACCGTGATGCAGGCGACGCCTGCCACCTGGCGGCTGCTGGTGGACGCCGGATGGTCCGGCCGAGAGGGCTTGAGAGCGCTGTGCGGCGGCGAGGCCTTGCCGCCGGCGCTGGCGGCGGAGCTGGTGCCGCGGACGGCGGCGGTGTGGAATCTCTACGGGCCCACGGAGACCACCGTATGGTCGTCGGTGGATCGGCTGGAGCCAGGGCCCCGGCCTTCCATCACCCTCGGCCGGCCCCTGCGCAACACCCACATCGTGATCGTCGGTGCCGGTGGCCAGCCGGTGCCGGCGGGGGTGCCCGGCGAGCTGCTCATCGGCGGTGCCGGCCTCGCCCGGGGCTACTACCGGGATCCGGCCCGCACCGCCGCGGCCTTTGTTCCCGACTTCCTGGCGGCGTGGCAGGAGGGTGGACGCCTCTACCGCACCGGCGACCTGGCCCGCTGGAGAGCCGACGGACGCCTCGAATACCTGGGGCGGCGCGACCACCAGGTCAAGGTCCGTGGTCACCGCATCGAGCTGGGGGAAGTGGAAGCGGCGTTGGAGAAGCATCCGGCGGTGGAGCGGGCCGTGGTCCGGGCCTTCGCGGTGGCCGGTGGTGCTGCCTCAGCGGACGGCCCTTCAGCGGACGGCCCTTCAGCGGACGCTCTGGCGGCCTACGTGGTCTGTGGCGACGAGCCGCCGGCGGTGGCGGATCTGCGCGCCTTCCTGCGCCAGGCCCTGCCGGACTTCATGGTCCCTTCCGCCGTCGTCTTCCTCGATGAGCTGCCCCTGACCCCCAACGGCAAGATCGACCGCAAGGCTCTGCCGGCGCCGGATCAGGCGGGGCAGGCCGCCGGCGAGATCTTGCCCCCGGCGGATACCTGGGAGCTGCGCATGCTGCGCATCTGGGAGGACCTCTTCGGCCGCGAGCCCCTGGGGGTGACCCAGGACTTCTTCGACCTCGGCGGTCATTCGCTGTTGGCGGTGCGGCTGATGGCGCGGGTGCGGGAGACCTTCCAGCGCGAGGTGCCGCTGGCGGCGCTCTTCCGGCATCCCACGGTGCGGGAGCTGGCGGCGAGCCTGCGGCGGGGAGCGGATTACGCCGCCGAGGAGACGGTGGTGGCCCTCGAGCCGCGGGGGGATCGCCCGATCTTCTTCTGCATCCATCCCATCGGCGGCGACGTCCTGGGCTATCTCGACCTCAGCCGGGCGCTGGGACCGGAGCAGCCGTTCTTCGGCGTCCGGGCGCCGCTGCTGGCCCACGGCGAAGAGTACGAGACCACCATCGAGGAGATCGCCGCGGAGTACCTCGAGCAGATTCGCGAGGTGCAGCCGGAAGGCCCCTACTACCTGGGAGGCGGCTCCTTCGGTGGCATCGTGGCTTTCGAGATGGGCCGCCAGCTGCTGGCGGCGGGGGAGGAGGTGGCCTTGGTGGCGCTGCTGGACACCATCCGCCCGGTGCGTCAGGAGGAGTTCACCGACGCCGACTACACCGCCGAGATCCTCGGTCTCACCCGGGAGCTGGCGGAGGAGCACGGGGTTCCCCTGACCCTCACCCACGAGGAGCTGGAGGAGCAGCCCCGGGAAGATCAGCTGCGCGCTCTGCTGGCCTTCCTCAAGGGGTATCGATTGATCGCGCCGGAGGTGGGCTTCGATTGGATCCGCCGCCTCATGGCCGGTCATATCTCCCGCGTGCGGGCGGCATTGTTCTATGAGGCGAAACTCTTCCCCGGGCCGCTTACGTTATTCAAAGCAGACGAGTACAGCGCCCAATACCTGGAGGACCTGTCGGAGACGGCGCGCCGCTACGCGGTAGACCCGACCCTCGGATGGCAGGAGCTGTCGCCGGAGCCGGTGGTCATGCACCACATCCCCGGCACTCACGCCTCCATGTACCGGCCGCCCAACGTCGGCGAGCTGGCGCAGCATTTGGCGGCCGCTTTGGAGCGGGCTCGCGAGCAGGTCGAGGCAGAATCCGGAGGTCGCCGAGTGGGCTCCGGTCTGCGGGAGGGGGACTCTTGA
- a CDS encoding ABC transporter permease, with translation MESLLQDLRFGLRSLGRSKGFTLAVLVSLVLGIGTTTAVFSVVNGVVLKPLPYAQPDRLMTVWTQFLAVGLERNYFSGPEYQDLLDGANADRQVFDGIAGYYSGSSVTVTGGETSQQLTANLVTPDFFRVLGVEAERGRTFLPEEGTPGRSQAVVLSYGFWQRRFGGDTNVLENTLSIDGEPHSVVGVMPAGFFFDQEADLWMPLVVDPADLGSRGGRYIEVVARLADGVSRRQAQEASSLVAQQLARQYPDNYPVDSGWGMALIPLHEQVVGDVGAKLWVLLGAVAFLLLIACANVSNLILARTQSRLREISLRSALGADRWRIFRQFLTEMSVLSGLGGLVGLLLAFGALQLIKLSDPEQLPRVAELSLDGQVVLFALVVSALVALLLSAVPSLQLSRLNLNETLKAERFEGHSGVVDSRTVLVVVQVGLVLVLLVSSGLLIKSFLRLQEVSPGFEPRDLLSMELSLPTSQLPEDFQVRSFVERLSEEMNGLPGVAKAGVTSQLPLSGSSFSNSFLVEGQPFNPGDIPPEGQVSWIHGDYFQAMGIALLDGRVFRSSDDAEAPLVAVVDKSLAQRFWPDESPVGKRVTIEGPEGPWIEVVGMVDHVKQEGLEASSRVQMYFPFAQGVQRGIYLVLRTETPPAGVIAAARQRLTTLDSDLAFGDVRTMEQRLADSLSERRFSMAMVVAFAVIGLLLAGVGIYSVMTYVVNQRRRDVGIRMALGAKRADVFRLMIGRGLRAAAVGVVFGLVAAWLWTRTLESMLFGVGATDVGIFVLVSVLLLTVASIATLVPARRATRVDPLQEMRHE, from the coding sequence ATGGAAAGCTTGCTGCAAGATTTGCGATTCGGTCTACGCTCCCTGGGGAGGAGCAAGGGCTTTACCCTGGCGGTGTTGGTCTCCCTGGTGTTGGGTATCGGAACCACCACTGCGGTGTTCAGCGTGGTCAACGGCGTCGTCCTCAAGCCGCTGCCCTACGCGCAGCCGGATCGGCTGATGACGGTTTGGACGCAATTCCTGGCGGTGGGGCTGGAGCGCAATTACTTCTCCGGTCCCGAGTACCAGGACTTGCTCGACGGCGCCAACGCCGACCGGCAGGTCTTCGACGGCATCGCCGGCTACTACTCCGGCAGCAGCGTCACCGTCACCGGTGGTGAGACCTCGCAGCAGCTGACGGCGAATCTGGTGACCCCGGACTTTTTCCGCGTCCTGGGCGTCGAGGCCGAGCGCGGCCGCACCTTCCTGCCGGAGGAGGGAACGCCAGGGCGCTCCCAGGCGGTGGTGCTCAGCTATGGGTTCTGGCAGCGCCGCTTTGGCGGAGACACCAACGTTCTCGAGAACACCCTGAGCATCGACGGCGAGCCCCATTCGGTGGTGGGGGTGATGCCCGCCGGCTTCTTCTTCGATCAGGAGGCGGATCTCTGGATGCCCCTGGTGGTGGACCCCGCCGATCTCGGCTCTCGGGGCGGCCGGTATATCGAGGTCGTCGCACGGTTGGCGGACGGCGTCAGCCGACGCCAGGCCCAGGAGGCTTCGAGCCTGGTGGCGCAGCAGCTGGCGCGCCAATATCCCGACAACTACCCCGTGGACAGCGGCTGGGGCATGGCCCTGATCCCGCTCCACGAACAGGTGGTGGGGGATGTGGGAGCCAAGCTGTGGGTGCTTTTGGGGGCGGTGGCCTTCCTGTTGCTCATCGCCTGCGCCAACGTCTCCAACCTGATCCTGGCGCGCACCCAGAGCCGGCTGCGGGAGATCTCCCTGCGCAGCGCCCTGGGGGCTGATCGCTGGCGGATTTTCCGCCAATTCCTCACCGAGATGAGCGTCCTCTCCGGCCTTGGTGGCCTGGTGGGCCTGCTGCTGGCCTTCGGAGCTTTGCAGCTGATCAAGCTCAGCGATCCGGAACAGCTGCCGCGGGTGGCGGAGCTCTCCTTGGACGGCCAGGTGGTGCTCTTCGCCCTGGTGGTGTCGGCGCTGGTGGCGCTGCTGCTCAGCGCCGTGCCCAGCCTCCAGCTCTCCCGCCTCAATCTCAACGAGACCCTCAAGGCGGAGCGCTTCGAAGGCCACAGCGGCGTCGTCGATTCGCGCACCGTGTTGGTGGTGGTGCAGGTGGGGCTGGTGCTGGTGCTGCTGGTCAGCTCCGGGCTGTTGATCAAGAGCTTCCTGCGGCTGCAGGAGGTTTCCCCGGGCTTCGAGCCGCGGGATCTGCTCTCCATGGAGCTCAGCCTGCCGACGAGCCAGCTGCCGGAGGATTTTCAGGTCCGTAGCTTCGTCGAACGGCTGAGTGAAGAAATGAACGGCTTGCCGGGAGTGGCGAAAGCGGGGGTGACCTCCCAGCTGCCTCTAAGCGGCAGCTCGTTCAGCAACTCCTTCCTGGTGGAGGGGCAGCCGTTCAATCCCGGGGACATCCCGCCGGAAGGGCAGGTCTCGTGGATCCACGGCGACTACTTCCAGGCCATGGGCATCGCGCTCCTCGATGGGCGGGTGTTCCGTTCCAGTGACGACGCCGAGGCGCCGCTGGTGGCGGTGGTAGACAAGAGCCTGGCGCAACGCTTCTGGCCGGACGAGAGCCCGGTGGGCAAGCGGGTGACCATCGAGGGGCCGGAAGGTCCCTGGATCGAGGTGGTGGGGATGGTCGACCACGTCAAGCAGGAAGGTCTGGAAGCTTCCTCCCGGGTTCAGATGTACTTCCCCTTCGCCCAGGGCGTGCAGCGCGGGATCTATCTGGTACTGCGCACCGAGACGCCGCCGGCGGGGGTCATCGCCGCCGCCCGGCAGCGGCTGACCACCCTGGACAGCGACCTGGCCTTCGGCGACGTGCGCACCATGGAGCAGCGGCTGGCGGACTCCCTGTCCGAGCGTCGCTTCTCCATGGCTATGGTGGTGGCCTTCGCCGTCATCGGCCTGTTGCTGGCGGGAGTGGGGATTTACAGCGTCATGACCTACGTGGTCAACCAGCGCCGTCGGGACGTGGGCATTCGCATGGCGTTGGGAGCCAAGCGCGCCGACGTCTTCCGGCTGATGATCGGCCGTGGGCTGCGGGCTGCGGCGGTGGGGGTCGTCTTTGGTTTGGTGGCGGCGTGGCTGTGGACCCGCACCTTGGAGAGCATGCTCTTCGGAGTGGGAGCGACGGACGTGGGCATTTTCGTCCTGGTTTCGGTGCTTCTGCTGACGGTGGCTTCTATTGCGACGTTGGTCCCGGCGCGCCGGGCGACGAGAGTGGACCCGCTCCAGGAGATGCGCCACGAGTAG